The nucleotide sequence TATTTACTTTagcaacaaagaaaaaaaaatgaagaatacAGATATGAAAAAAGCCTGATGAATATTGGAAGTACATTATTTGGTCAGATGAGACAAAGATTATGTAAATGGCCCTATGAATGCATGTAACTATAGCCTACCAAAATACAGACAAGATGACTCCCAGTCAGGAGTAGGAATTATTCCAGCATGATTTTGTGATATTTCACAGAAGTATACAGCAGAAATCTTTCTgtaatttcactttaaataaaacattaatttaaaacatgccCTCTCTTATAGAGTTATATCATAAGTTTATAAAGTAGACAAAATGATATAAGGTTATTTTGGTCCAGTATACTTACTCTGAATCTGAGGTCAGTCTGCAGTCTTGTACACTTGATTCACTGCAATAACAAGAaacaatcattaaaaaaaagtcaaatgattATCCAAAACACTGGTACAGCAGACACAAAGAGTCATCATACATCAAATGTTTCTCTTCATGTATGTCTTTTCTCATCTGAGACTGCTCTGGTTTGATCTCATTTGTCTTCTCTGTAAGATCCCATAAAGGAGGATTTTCTTTAGTTCTGAACACCTGATTTAATTTCTGTAGCCTGTACAAATGTCTGTTCACCGTGGATTTATGTTGTTTGAgctacattaatacatttttaaccttcaatccattgagcaccatagaagtccactatatggagaaaaatcctggaatgttttccttaagaaatTTAAtctctttgtgactgaagaaagaaagacatgaatatcttgttTGACATGGGGgtgtaaattatcaggatatttttttctaaaagtagagtaatcctttaaaaattgtactctgtagcatgcaaaatatgtatttaattgtgtgtgttgtgttcactCCACACAGCTTGTAGGTCTCTGGCTAACCGGCTAACTGCAATATGTTTGCTCACAATTGTTTAGAAATGTGTCAATGAATAGTGAGTGTTTGTCATTATTTCTTGGAGTTCTTCTGAGAGAATAAAGAGAAGAATAGAGCAATACGTTGGTgtacaaactgcagtgctttatcaatacgTTTCTGCGTTGGGCTAACAcatggctgtttgggtgtttaatGTAATGGTAATAGGTATTCCATTTCTGACATGCGCTGCACGCAGTAGACCAgtcacaacagactgggtcatCGGACCAATCACCGCAGATTGGCTTCTTGCAAAGGAGGGATTGGAAAAATGTATTCTTAAAGTGAATCGTCTGGGAGTTATTGAGGtaataaggaaaaaataaatgcatattataggACAATGGTTTTTGACCTAGTGCACTATCTGTGTACTGATATGGTGGAAAAGCGATATTGAaccatttcaaatatttcagtattgATATGTatcaataatttatattttcgactactatacatatataataagaGCAGACTGGACAAGTATCTCATTAGAAGACTGCTGGACATACTCTGTTGTTGCACCTAGACTTTCCATTCCTGATGTGTTGTTATCATcgtcatcgtcatcatcatcatcgtcatcctCATTGTCATCATCACTGTAATCTGTTTCTTCACAGCCAGCTCTCTCAAAAGTCACTACGTCTGATGAAGGACCTGATGTGCTgaacataaaacacataaacatcACTACTGAGAAGCACTGAATGTTTCTGTAAAAAAGCAGTGGAGACTTGCTTACTTTCTATCTTGGTTTGACATCCAGATGTCAGGACCAAGCCAAGATGTAATGTAACGTACTATGTTTGGGTGATCTAGCTCAGCCAATGCCTTCACCTCAGAATCAGCTTTCCTGTTTACaacggaaaataaataaataattctaaacaTTTTGTTGCACATAATCATAACTGTTCTTTCTAAAAATGATATGACTTCATGGCATGTAGCTTAACTTACCCAGTTAACTTGACTTGCTTTAAAGCGTAGAACTTGCCATCAAGTTTATGTTTCACTTTATAAATGCAACCATAGCCTCCTTTAGCAATCTGCGTTATCATTTCAATTGATTTAGAGAACCTACAGACAATAAACAACGGAAGTGAGTACATCATTATGCACTATGACTTGAATGATTCATATGTCAAATGATTCATAATTGTACCACCTcctaataaatgtattatttttaagttgacaAGTAAGGCATTTACATTGTTTACTTataaacaatccaaaacaaatACTTTGAAATGACTGCATTATAAAGTATTTACTTTagcaacaaagaaaaaaaatgaagaatacAGATATGAAAAAAGCCTGATGAATATTGGAAGTACATTCTTTGGCCAGATGAGACAAAGATTATGTAAATGGCCCTATGAATGCATGTAACTATAGCCTACCAAAATACAGACAAGATGACTCCCAGTCAGGAGTAGGAATTATTCCAGCATGATTTTGTGATATTTCACAGAAGTATACAGCAGAAATCTTTCTgtaatttcactttaaataaaacattaatttaaaacatgccCTCTCTTATAGAGTTATATCTTAAGTTTATAAACTAGACAAAATGATATAAGGTTATTTTGGTCCAGTATACTTACTCTGAATCTGAGGCCAGTCTGCAGTCTTGTACTCTTGATTCACTGCAATAACAAGAaacaatcattaaaaaaaagtcaaatgattATCCAAAACACTGGTACAGCAGACACAAAGAGTCATCATACATCTGAATGTTTCTCATCTGAGACTTTTGCTCTGGTTTGATCGCATTCATCTTCTCTGTAAGATCCCATAAAGGAGGATTTCCTTTAGTTCTGAACACATGATTTAATGTCTGTAGCCTGTACAAATGTCTGTTCACCAtggatttattttgtttgactGCTTCAGAAATTGTCTGTGCCTTGCTTCTGCCATTTTGCCTCAGGAACTCAAGGATCTTCCTCTCCATTTTAGTCTTGGTTTTGCTTCTTTCCAAAAGTAGTAAAGTTACAGATGCTGTCAGATATTGCTATTCCACCTGCTCTGTGGTGCCTTTGCCAAAAGCATTGCTAGCCAACTATGGTGGCAAGTTTCGTCATTATTAGATAATTCAATAATCTGACATTTCCCAAACTGCATCACAAACTTGTGTGGCTAAAATGACACCTGtggttcttcttcttcttttgtgAATTACTGGCAGGTCACATATCAACGTTTTAGGTGCATTCTGCCATCTCCTGTGCTGGAGTGTGAACTGATTTCAGTCTAGGTGTACATGATGAGATCTAAACTGGTCCAGTGGCGTGCACAAATATATAGACGGGCAGGGGACAATCAGCATTAAAAGGGCACAAATGCGGTGTGGAGCCACCAGACTGAAGGGGCAGGGGCTCTtctgtttttacaaattattgttttaatgctAATTACTTTTTGAATATTGTCATATTCTCTTTCTTTGATTATCTGAATCTCAAATCTTTGTTTTTCAATGTtgcttttaattaatgtttttcctttattttttccaaGGGAAATCTCTATTTTGTCATCATGATTTAACACGTTTTCTACTAATTCATCAGctaattaatttctttgcaagGGTGTGTTTAGAGTTCTGGGAGCAAATGCATGGTTTGTGTGGTGCCTAAATACGCTATTGTTTCCTTGAACTCCTGTATGTGCTGGGAGAggaaatgctatttttttgtgttcattCTACttgaaaagcaataaaatacacCAAGTACCCAAATGATACCCTGCATATCTCGCATGTATTTCAAGATTACTGTGTGCATTTCTGGATCTGTTGCTTGCTTGTGATACTGTTTTCACTCTATATGTGTCTCATTAACAGAAATGCAAGCTCTTTTTGCCCAGAACACATATTGATGATACTGACATTACATTTCCTTCTTTGACATTCTTTTTATTCCacaacatatacagtatattcatCAAGAAATGCCTGATGGCTGAACTTGAGCAGCAACGTTCCCAGCAagcacaaaatgttttcacattATACAATACAGCATTATGGTTACAACATTGTTGGAAACATTATGAAACATTATGTTTTAGTTGCAGCcaacattacaaaaatgttgtGAAATTTCTATCATGTTTGGATTTGTACAAGAAACCTCACAACATTATTATAATGGAGTTTTAcgatgaaaacaaaatgagacTGAacctttgaaatatttaaaaactactaGAAGAAATCTAGTAGAAATCTGAAagttatttcatattttgtttataaaatcaTTCCCCAAATgttcaacattttatgttttatatcagTTCAATTATCATTCAGTtatgaataaaacaacataatccTCAAAGCACAAGCTGTTGTGTGTCAGAAGTAATCTGCGTTAAAAAGAACTTGACTAAAACTGCTGAGACCGTTTCTATACACCAACATCTCAAATTGTTTTCTGGCTTAACAAGTCCTGTTCCGGAGAGAAAAACGTCTGAAGATCTCCTTTTATGTCTTTTGCATATGGCCTGTCCTCTGGTGAATATGACAGCATCTTCATGATGAATGTACTCTGAAAAAGAAGGTAAACAAAATTATACTTGGTCCAGTCAATATTTATTTGACGATAAAGTCAAGTTTCTTACTTCAGCTGAGTATCTGTCACTGAACCCTTCTGGAAAACTTTGATTTCTCAGATCTGGCCACAGCTGCAATGgcaaaaatatgaatgaaattaattaaagataCATTTTTTGCAAATATCTGTAAAGACTATTGGTGACTGTCATCAAATACTGACCTTTACTCTCTCCATACCAGTAGATATTTTCCAGAGCATCTCAAACCATATGAGTCCAAGGggaaaaatatcagttttttcatcataattcttcttattttcctaaaataaacaattacatttatctta is from Labeo rohita strain BAU-BD-2019 chromosome 13, IGBB_LRoh.1.0, whole genome shotgun sequence and encodes:
- the LOC127174982 gene encoding eukaryotic translation initiation factor 2-alpha kinase 3-like, which encodes MERKILEFLRQNGRSKAQTISEAVKQNKSMVNRHLYRLQTLNHVFRTKGNPPLWDLTEKMNAIKPEQKSQMRNIQIESRVQDCRLASDSEFSKSIEMITQIAKGGYGCIYKVKHKLDGKFYALKQVKLTGKADSEVKALAELDHPNIVRYITSWLGPDIWMSNQDRNTSGPSSDVVTFERAGCEETDYSDDDNEDDDDDDDDDDDNNTSGMESLGATTDESSVQDCRLTSDSDSRTYLFIQMEFCEGGTLTDWIQAKNDLKKFITTVEINEIFYEIITGVEFIHANNLIHRDLKPDNILFRADGKVKIGDFGLVAAQTDQNGDPIKRSKRKGTPTYRSPEQENERKYDEKTDIFPLGLIWFEMQWKISTGSERAELWPDLRSQRFPAGFSDKYPTEEQIIKKMLSCTPEHRPHAKDIKEKLDMFFSLEEHLKFLSLR